Genomic window (Daucus carota subsp. sativus chromosome 5, DH1 v3.0, whole genome shotgun sequence):
TACTAGGAtcctttattttataaaatatacatgaaatgtaataaaatatttttggactTGCTGTTAGGTTTTATGAATCCAGATATTGTTatagttcgaaaaaactttgttttataaaatttctttaTCCCGCAtgcatataattaaatatgtctATACGGATTTTGTTAGAGAATAACACATTCCTAATCATCACTCTTAATAAATCGTcgttatatatgttatataaaccatcatcatttaatatataatacatatttctttagcATTGtcttattactttttttttttataatgagaatgaatctcaacgaAATGAAGCGGCAATTCACCgtaataattctttcattcaagaaagtttatcatctaaccatcggacatgcaagatgaccggggaaatttagataataaaactttaatgtccgaaaagaaaaacccgtcttcttacaagcatcctgaaaatataaacaaagaaaacaagtAGAATATAAGTCCATATAtaactgattatatatattatttaaaaataaaggatAATATGTCcaataattagtaattattcaTCATGTGTGTATCATTCAAGTAGTAAAAAGGAAATTAAATAAAGTCTCAACCAAAGGTGTATCTTTGGTGAGACACTaaagaataataaaatataccaGAGATATAACATAACAATTATTAATAAGCCAACAAAGTAGCACATAATTGTAGCCAACGAAGTGGCACGTAATTGCCTCTTATAGGCCAAAAATATGCCATCAATTATggccacccataaatggtacataACTAGCTATCAATAGAGGCACAATTAACACACTAATTGATTTAAATGTGAAGGAtgacattttcaaaaaattcaaataattttcatttacatAAAAAAGTCAACTTGAATGAGATAAAGGAAATTccaattaagaaaattaaaattttatatatttatatatatataaataccaataaaaagaataaaGACAAATAAAATTAGAGATAACATATTAGGCAAAGTTTAATTATGGAAAGGATTAATACAAACATTAACCTCAGCTAAATCATGGGaaaaatttaagtaaaaattcGGTTAAACATATTTAAAAGATCAGTTTTGGGCAAGTGGGGTGCAATTCAAAACTAAAAGTTATGCAAACAAATGATCTTATACATGAAAACAACATAAAAGTTAAAGAGACCATTGACCAAATCAAACCATAACTAATTGGAAGGCACAAATCACGTAATCATAACATGATATGATATAATGAAATAATGAAATAATGATAATACTAACAAGAAAAGCAAAGAATTATAACAAAAGAAGATAGATAGAAAAGAAtccaaacaaaattaaacatTGTTCTATCAAAAGATTGAAAACATGCATACGTGTTAGAGGATAGGCCATTGGGCCCAATTTCGAGAGGCCCAAAAGAGGTCCAGCCCGTCATTTGAATTACTTAGACGTTACCACTGTAACGTCCAGGAGCAAGAATCACGCTATGCTTAAAAGCCCATTACTTCCCTCCCGCATCGGGCGGAACGGTTACACACTGAGATTCTTACCCCCTATAAATAGCTGGTAAATCAAGGGTAAATCAGTCATactcatacacacacacatacacatacatttTACGCTTGCGGTTCTCTAAGAACCTTTTTGAGCCACTAacttattctcacgccggaggtgaatcggggggacaatccctcgcattcttctctATTTCAGGTCGTATCCAGGCTTCGGCATCCGGCAGAATCTTGGCTCCAacattggcgccgtctgtgggaactgCAAGTAGAATTTCTCATAAATCAACACCATGACAAACCCAACTGATCAAACCACTGGAAACACCTCCAACCCCAATGCCGGTTTGGATTTTGGTAACAGTCCCGAGGGGCTGCTGCCTACCCCAGAAGAACAACAACAAATGCTGCTGAAGTGGCAGGAAGAACAGGCCGCTAAGGCTCAGTCTTCAAAAGCAAAGGAGCAGGAGGCCGCCCGAGTAGCCAAGAAGAGGGAGGCCGATGAGTTACGGCTGAAGGCCCTCCAGCTGCAGAGGGAGAAAATTAAGCTCCAGGAGAGAGCCCTTCGAGAGGCCCTAGAGGCTGATGGAGAAAGGAGGCCTGAAGGAGAAGGAAACAGGAAGAGGAATCGGGAAGACCAAGACGGGTCTTCGGACTCCGAGTCGCACTCCCGAGGGACTCGCCATAGGCATGTCACACCTTCGGATTCCGAAGGAGAAGAAGGTCCCCATGTGAGGGATCGTCTCCGCCGAATGGAGAAGGCAATGTTTGGTGACAAAACGTTGACCCACGAACCAGTCATAGTCGAGGAGATTGAGCAATATCGGCCGCCCCCACGAAGGCAATTCCTGAAGATGAACGAGTTTAACGGGAAGGGCGACCCGATCGATCACTGTGATAAATACGAGTCCCTTATGACTGGCATGTGCCATTGTGACATCATGCTCTGCAAGATGTTCAAAACCTATCTCAAGGGGTCGGCAACGATGTGGTACCGATCCCTACGCCCACGATCGGTCAGCTCCTATGACCAATTGAAGCGGAAGTTCTTGAGGCACTACTCTCACCTGTGCCGAAGAGAGAAGGATACTGAGGCCCTCATTCATTGTAGACAGAGGCCGAACGAAGAGTTGGGAGATTACTTGGCCAGGTTCAAAGAAGAAGCTGGGATGGTGACTAACCTGGACAAGGTGAAAGCCGCAGGATTCCTCACGGCTGGTCTGGACCCGGTGAAAGGTAAAAAACTCCGATCCTCCTTGTACGATATACCCCCGAAGTCTTTGAACGATATTTACTTGTGGGGGGAAAGCATCAGAAGGAAGATGGAGTCGATTGGAGGACACAAAAATGACAGAAAGGATGATCGATACAGTTCCCGATCGGACAACAAGGGCAGGAGAAATGATGGGTACAGGGGTCGAAGAGATGAGAGGGATGAGAAGACGGATAGAGGGGCCGAACGGAGGAGAGATAGAGACAGCACTGTGTTCACCCCCTGAACGCATCTGTCTCCAAGATTCTCAATGAGATTAAGGGGAAGCCCGGGTTCGTTCGGTCACCGAAGATGAAGATCCCAGACTACAAGAAAAATGCTGACAAGTAGTGTGACTATCATCGGGACAATGGGCATAATACCGATGAGTGTTACCACTTGAAGAAATTGATCGAAAAGATGGTTAAGGCTGGTGACCTGAACCAGTATGGCAAGGATCTGAGGGATCGGTTGGGTCCCAGAGAAGATAAGGGAAAGGCGCCCGAAGAAGGGGAAAGATACCGAGGGGAGGTCCGAACAATATTCGGAGGTACAGTTCTGGACCGAAGTAGCAAAACGGCGAAGAAGAAATACGCTCGGCAGATCTACAGTCTCTATCAGATTAACTCTGCTAGGCAGCCTTTCCCCATAATGTTCACTGAAGAGGATTATGACGATGTCATTTGGCCACACGAGGATCCGCTAATCATCAATCCCGTGATCGGTCAGAACAAAGTTTGGAAGGTGTTGGTCGATGGAGGAAGCTTTGTGAATGTCCTATACTACAACACTTATCTGAAGATGAATCTGGAAGGAAAACAGATTGAGACTTGCCATGAGGCTCCCCTCTACGGGTTCGGCAATCAGCCTGTCCCGATCGAAGGTACAATTCACTTGTCTTTGTTACTTGGTAAATCCCCCTATACTGTGGAAAAGCAGGTCAAATTCTATGTGGTTCGGGTGGAAAGCCCGTACAATGCTATTCTGGGGAGACCAGTCCTTGCTTCCTTTCAGGCTATTGCCTCCATTCATCATCTCAAACTGAAGTTCCCTACTGAGAAAGGAGTGGGGGAGATGAGGGGCGATCAAAAGACCGCCCGTATCATTATGTTGGAAGATCTGGAAAAAGAAAAGGATCTAGGTGGCGCCGAAGGAAATAAAAGGCGCCGAACCGAAGATGATTCTGGAAGCAGTGGCCACGCCATGCATATTGAGTTGGAGAAATTTGGAGATGATCTCTCAAACCCGATTGCTGAACCAGGCACGGAGACCGAAGAGGTGGAATTATATGCGGGTTGTGCAGGAAAAATGGTTCGGATCGGGAAAGATATGGAGCCGAGGCTGAAGGAAAAAGTGATCGATGTAGTCCCTCAGTATCATGATGTTTTTTCTTGGGGGCCCGAAGACATGCCGGGACTGGATGCATCGATCGCTCGGCATAGGCTAAATGTTGATCCACAGGCTAAGCCAGTtaaacagaagaaaaggaacttcgCCATGGAAAGGCAGAAGGTGATCGAAGCCGAAGTGGAAAAGTTGCTAGAAGCCAAGTTCATTGAGGAGATCGAATATCCAGAATGGTTGGCCAATGTGGTGGTGGTCAAGAAGTCAAACAACAAATGGAGAATGTGTGTCGATTATACCGACCTCAACAAAAGCTACCCAAAGGACCACTATCCCCTTCCAAATATTGATCAGCTGATAGATGCCACCTCTGGTTATCAAATACTCAGCTTTCTGGACGCTTTTTCGGGATATCATCAGATCGCCATGAATGCCGAGGATATTCCCAAGACAGCATTCATCACCCCGAAGGGTACCTATGCGTACATCAAAATGCCCTTCGGTCTGAAAAACGCGGGGGCCACTTTTCAGAGGATGGTGAAGAAAGTCTTCGCCGAACAGATCGGTCGGAACATGGAATGTTACGTACATGATATGATGGTGAAGTCCATGTTTCGCGATCATGCCGATGACCTCAAAGAATGCTTTGAGACATGGTCAGTGCACCTTAGGGGTTTGTAGTGGCAAGAACCTAGGGTACATGGTCAGTGCAAGGGGGATCGAGGCGAACCCGGAAAAGATAAAGGCAGTGCAAGACATGGAAGCCCCGAAGACCATTTGGGAAATTCAAAAGCTAACCGGACGACTGGCGGCCCTTCGCAGGTTCATCTCTCGGTCGGCTGAAAAAGCGCTTCCTTTCTTTGAAGTACTAAAGAGAGCAAAAAATTTCGAGTGGGGGCCGATCTGTATGAAGTCCTTCGAGGAAATTAAGGAATACTTGATTAAAGCACCCCTACTGATGAGACCTGACCCGAAGGAAACCCTCCAGCTGTACCTGGCAGTGAGCGACCGAACTCTGGGTGCAGTTCTGGTTAAAGAACACGAGAAGAACCAACATCCGGTCTTCTACGTGTCTCATATGTTAAATGATGCGGAGACCCGATACCCGAACGCGGAAAAGTTCGCATATGGGCTGGTTATGGCCTCCCGAAAATTGCGGCAATACTTCCAGGGCCGAACGATACAGGTGGTCACTGACCAACCTCTGAAAAAGATTCTCAGTCGACCAGAAGCGCCTTCGGGCCGAGTTGTTGCCTGGTCCATAGAATTGGGGGAATACGACTTGGAATATGTTCCCCGAACCGCCATCAAAGCTCAAGCCCTGGCCGACTTCATGGTAGAATGCACTTTCTCTGGGCCGAAAGACCTAGAACTGAAGGAACAACTCATCAGGACTCCAAGAAAATGGAAGTTATTCGTAGATGGATCGG
Coding sequences:
- the LOC108221515 gene encoding uncharacterized protein LOC108221515, translating into MVSARGIEANPEKIKAVQDMEAPKTIWEIQKLTGRLAALRRFISRSAEKALPFFEVLKRAKNFEWGPICMKSFEEIKEYLIKAPLLMRPDPKETLQLYLAVSDRTLGAVLVKEHEKNQHPVFYVSHMLNDAETRYPNAEKFAYGLVMASRKLRQYFQGRTIQVVTDQPLKKILSRPEAPSGRVVAWSIELGEYDLEYVPRTAIKAQALADFMVECTFSGPKDLELKEQLIRTPRKWKLFVDGSVAGPKCGAGLILSSPDGFEICQAIRFTFPLTNNEAEYEALLAGMGLARNLEVRHLRAFSDSMLVVKHFSGVYEQKEPRTKAYATKVREQSLYFESFELSAIGREDNSRADALSRLALAETHNLTGSIYLSEVKVP